The nucleotide window GAATTAAAACATCTGGATCGTAGGTAGGAAAGAATTTCAAAGTTTGTAAAAGACCAAactttttatattaaataaatgggctaAAACCCATATTTCATTTATAATGTATTTTTAGCGATAAACCCTAATTCTTGAAAAACATAAGTTTCCTTTTTTATTCAGGTAactatagccactttatttaagccttcagtacTCAATGGCTGACTTCTAATAGCTTCAcatcaagttacctgaaacgcgtttgaaATCATTTTATcggcaagaaatactggcgagttcattccatttttataaaagtaaattgttataactttacagtattaagagcgttTACAATGTCTATATCTATCAATTATTCAACACAGTATGCGACTGGGGACAATCCCCCTTGCTCTTGGTCATATTATTTTGGGTCCTATCACCCAATAGTAACGGTTCCTATCACACCCTTGGTGACTGTGGACTagttatgtatacaaaaccccaactaCTGTCGATAATTATAGATTACAAAGACATAATCCCTGTAAGtgtaagtataactgaaaaacatttaaggttttgtaaagtaagttgatgaaaagaagaatgacttACTTTGTAAACTTAGGTTTTACTATAAGCTTCCTGATAATATTTTTTTGGTGATTTTCCTGAGTTCCtattaaaaatatacaatgcacgcgtgttagtataataacccaattcaactttatcaatacATCACGATACGTAGTTTACAAAGCATAGCCTTTATCAGGCAGCGTCTTGACATCCGTTGCTGGGTTCAAGATCGATCGGACAGGGTATCgaatcagtgatcaggggttaaaacacttataacAGGGCAGAGCTTTGTGAACTTAGGGGTATAATTTTGAGCTATAtgttgagagaaagaaaagaaaatgaacgagTTGCAACTGCTGAACGAATGCTCTATTTATACTTGTTTTCTGACCATCTCGCGGCCCGTGACAACCTTAAGCTAATCCTTTCGCGGCCCGTGAGACCATCTAGCTAGGGCTTAGGTTTGACTAGTCACCGGTGTAGGTGTGACACGTGGACGACACGTGTCGTCAAACATGACCGGAAAGTTACAAGCCTTTTGCGCCCCGCGAAAGGTTTTCCTTAGTTTGTCGTGACCCATGACAGACACAtaattatttttttcctttttcaatTTAAATAATGTTACGCGGGTTCGGTTTTCGATTACGGAATGTTTTTGGACATTTTTGAGGATAAAAGAGTGTTTCCTCCCACATGCTCTTTTGCGGCTGTGTGGGAGAAGTCACACGTAAAGTGTGATGGGACGTGACCCTGTTCCATGCTTTTTGATGTTCACCACAGCTGGTCATTTATCAAACCCTTTAACCTTTTAACCCTTTAGGTTGTATTGCATTTATAGTTAGTTTCTTAAGCTTGAGCTATCCACGTTATCACGTATGAGATGAAAaaaagaaactttagggacaatCCCTACCATAACCCTACTTAATTACCAGATTCATAAGAGATACACTTGTGTTGATAAAGATCCTTACTTGATCCTTGTTTGGGTAAAACAATGGTATTCAGTAATAATGTTCCCTTGATTTTACCAAATCGTCCAAGTGTTTCAATAAAAAGACAATGGCAGTAAAATGATAGTTCAAACAAAGTATAATGCACCCATAACATGCATGTGCTTATTTGGCACAATGAAACATAGGAAAGCTAGACTTAGTCTAAAGCTGCTAGGTATTAGTTCGTCCCAAAATAGGAAAGACTTGTTGGAGCTTCTGCCATCCAAGATGGAGCCTGCCATATAGCTCTAGAGTCTCACGTCATCAGAGCGGATCTAGGTCACTTTTGTAGCTTCCTAGGAACCCATTCGgtttgaaaaaaaatgaaaaaaattagtgagaatcttgtatgatttgaaaaaaaaaatagtgagaattagtgACAAAAGGAACCCAGTGAAAAAAGTTCTCACATCCGCCACTCCACGTCATTTTCTAGTCGGGTTCGGTTTGTTTTATATAATTTGGCCGTTAAACAAAAACAAATATTCCAAACTAAAAACTCCTTTAAACAAAACATTAGTAAATGCATTTTGATTTGCTTATGAGCTACACATAAGAATCACATCAAAGATATTATTACTTCATAAGTATGTAGTTAAAACCCCTTTTAAAGAAAGTCTAGGGTTGGAAAAGAATtacatcaaaacaaaacaaaactaaaataaaagaataaaaacaATCTACTTTGTTATAATGAAGTATTGGCAAAACAATGCCTTTGTTTTTATGCTACCAACCTCTCCTGCTCTATTAACATCTGCTCCATCCATTGGGGCAGTTTCTcttcgccgccaccaccaccgtaaCCGCCACCGTGGCCGCCGTATCGCTGTTTCTCCGACGAGCTATACAACCCAACTCCAACCCATGAAGCATCTGGCTGATGATCCACATTCACACGTGAATCATTTCTGTACACAAAAGATGCTGATTTTTTGAACTTATTAGCATCTTCTTCATTGAACCCCCACTCTAGCTTCCCATCAGGCGAACCCCATTGCGAAAATGGTGAACCAATGGCTCCTGATCCTGCACCGGCACCCGCACCTGCTGAACTACGGTTAATGAAGCTTTGACTGCGTTGTTTCGAGAATGCGCTGGACCTCGAGTTCACTACGGCCTGTGCAACTGCAGCCGATGATTCGAATGCAAAATTTGTGGGTTTTCTTATTGGAGAGGATATGTAACCCGAAACATTATCAAGATTTGAAGAGTTTAATTCCCCAAACCTATTGGTGTAAAGGTTTGAAGACAAGTTGTCAACCATTAGTTGCCTTTGTTGTTGAGTTCTTAAATTTTGTAACTCGAAGTCTCGGGCGTTCAAAGCGGTGCGCAGACGACTACTGGAAAGTTGTAGAACCGGCGGTGACAAATGGTTTAACTTGTTTTGCCACCCAGTCACCGGAGATAAAGATGGTGACATGGGTGGGGTGGAACCAATAACCATTGGGCTCGAGTTTTGAATTGGGCTCATTAAGCCCAATTCAGTTGAACTCGCAGACCCTGGTTTTGGTGAAGGGATAGCTGAACCAGTTGAGGCATACAAAGGCCTCAACTCGTCCACTTTGTGCGCGAAAAAACATACTTTTCGCCCACAACTTGTTTCATCTTTACATAACCGTGTCTTGTATTGAGCTGGGTGGAGCCATGATTCAAACACCCCGTGTGCATACTCGCAAGCATCGCCATTAGCGCAGCTTCCTTTGCGAAACTCTGGGCACGGGACGCAGCTGTAGTTGTACTTGTTTGGGTCACGCCTGCGGGCATTCTCGCCCGGGTGAACAAACGGGCACTCCGTCCAATCGTGAGTGTAAGCCCTCGAACACGGCTTTACCTTAAACGTATACATCCGAAACTCATCGGAACCATATAATTCACCGTTTATATCCGGAAACGGTACATCAATCGGGTATTCCTTTTTCGCCGCAACAGCTTCTTCCATAACAAAACCCTTCAAAAACATCTCCAAGCCTTTTCGAATCGACGATTTGATGCCACGAGCAATCAAGTCACCTggtttgttcccatttccatcgGTTAAATTAACATCAGCACCAGCTTCAATCAACATCTTCACTACGTCGACTGACGTCACAGACCCTCCGGCAGCGGCGCAGTGAAGAGCAGTTGCGCCGTCCGTACCGGAGGGTTTGTTGAcgtcaattttcttactcccaatTAAAAATTTTAATACCCGAATGCTTCCATAAATGGAAGCAATCATTAATGGGGTTCGTTCTTCGAAACCCATTAATAATTTCGACGAATTCCTCCTTCCGTACCAAAATCCGAATTCGTCAACACCGATCCCCTTCTCTTCAGCATCAGATACAAACGCGGAAAGATCATCCGCAGCCGCTAATTCGAGCAATCTCGAGCGCTTCAATAGACCTATAATCTTCTTCTGTTGAAACTTTTCTCCCTCCATGATCAACCCCTTGTAAGTTATAAGTAAATAATTGGAAACTTGTAGAGAATATTGAATTGATGAGAGTACTTATATGAGGGAATTGAACATATAAATAATGTAAAGTAAGGCACACAAGTGGGAAGGGAGGAAGGTGTGACACCTTTTTGGTcaaaagtcaaagcattcaacaTTGGTGGACCTGATGGCACACCCACTTCAAAACTGCTAATAAATTTATTTCAAATGCAACCCAAATGCAAATTCGGTTTTGACACCTGGCTGGATAATAATGGTCTAGTACAGGTCCAGTAGAGTGTGAGCTTGAACCGGCTGTGATGTTGTTGTGAACCCCACACGGTTCGGGTACAATGGCTCGAATTGTGGGCACAAGGGGTTCGGACCCATGATTAAGTGAGTGTAGGTCTGTTGATATAAACAAGGTTTCATTTATGTTAGAAATGAAATACGATTTATGTGGGGTTTTAATTAATTTCTTTGCTTTTATAGGGAAAATATATTGTGAGACAGCCCTTTTTAGGTTTATAAATCAAGAAAATAATTATTTTCAATAAATACAAACACAAGTTTGCTATGTCCGCGGGATTAGTCCTCTTTCTTGGTTGGCCAAAAGTGGCGGCCaagtttgtttttttgttttttgttttttttttttgcataaaatagttatttatagatcctgtcaaattacgattttatcctcTGTTTAAAATAACGATCTTGCCccctgccaaattacgattttatcctcTGTTTAAAATTATGATCTTGCCCCCCAGTCAGAAATAAAATTTATGTTTTGCCCCCAGCTTAAATTTACGAGCTTTGgttaaaaaaattatactttTGCTCACCGCTACAATTCTGCCAAATTACAATTTGGCTCCCAGTTTAGAATTACAATTTCGCtaccagttcaaaataaattttttttccccagctaaaaattacgattttgccctcagtaaaaatattacgattttgcccccaattcaaaataaaaaaatggttttgccctcagttcaaaatattattttacctccattttaaaattacgattttacccaagcTAAAAATTGCAATGTTGCTATAGTTTTTTTGgggcaaaactatggtagtgttttattttactttgtttaCTCAATTTAGTTTTTATTCATGCCAAACAGCTGTctagcactcgctaattggtcctgacaaattattgttttgtCCCAAACTCTAAATTACACACTTGCCAttgttttagttatttttttatcataactatgaTAGTGTTTTTCTTTATTTGGTTAACTCGATGCATCTTTTTTTAtatcgtgttataagtagcatGTATAGCTAACCCAAATAAATGTGTcgcgccccgcaacgcgggcggcgcATACCTCTAGTCATCGATACAATATTGACAAAGCTATTCTAGTTATCTTGTAATTTAACTCTGTATATCGTGTTTGAATACTTTGATAGAGGAGTAATACCAAGGTACAATttccaaataaaaataaaaagattgttgTTTGAAGGGGTATAGTCTCAAATCCTGCGTGACAAGTTACAACGCTCGCGCGCAAAAGGCCATGCGCAGACTTAGCAGAATATATCTTGATGGTCGCCAGACATGCGCGCGGGTCCTTGACGACGCACCCAGCACAGCAACAGCTAATATATCTAATACAAGTACAAATAGTACATGTGGCAGAAACTGTAGCCATTCAGCTTGTGTCAGGCCCTGACAAGACAAATCCCACGATGGCCAATCATGCAGGAGACAAGAGGTACAACAGGACAATGATGTGGAACCAATCAGGTCATGTCGTTCACTGCTTCATGATATCCACTCAAGCTGGTGACAGCCTCATCAACAAGGACAACTGCCAGGCCATGTGGCTTCCATCACCATGGGCCAACATCTCTACGCTCTGCAAACACTAACGGTCATGTCAGAGGAGACAAAGAGGATATTCCTTGTTGGAGACgttcggcccaaggcccatcaccCTATCTCCTTCTCCATACtattcggctataaataccagaCTTCAACCACATGTTAAAGCATTAGCTCTTTCACTCTCATACCCTTAACACACACTTGTTTTATCTTCTTAaaagatacttattctcacgtcggagggtggttacaaggagaacccccaACCTCCCCTTCGTCTAACGAGTCTCACGGTGTTCTTTTTTGCATATGGTTATCGGTTCATTCTCTGAGGAAAGATTAACGATTAACCATAATTTGCCGAGACCATTCCCTTGAGGATAAATACTGTGGATTTAGACatggtgtttcttcattggcgcccatgGTGTTCTTTTTTACAGATCGCTATCTCTGAGGAAAGATTAAGGAATAACCATTATTTGAAGAGACCATTCCACAAGAATAAGTCCTCTGAATTTAGACTTGGTGTTTCTTCGTTAGCGCCTACCGATTTTTTCTTACTGCTTATCATCTTTTTCTTTCCTTTCTATTCACCATCATGGTTGGTTAGGGAAccccttttttacactttggGTTAAGCTCTCAACATGCTCCAGGCGCGAACAACACGCACGTCTAAACCCCACATGCTGACGGGTACACCGAAGGAAACTTTATGGAGTGCTGGTAGTGTTGCGCGAGCCACACAACATGTTAGCCCCTTCGCGCAAATTGCTTCATTACTTCCAGAAGGGGAGACCCTCGCATCCTGGTTTATGAAATCTCAAGCTGCGCTGAACGCAGTATACGCACAACTGTGCATGCAAACGCCGGCTACAACACAACAAACCCCACAGGTGCAACCAAGTCCGAGAATCTTGGATTACACCTCCGCACCACGAGAGCGTACACGTACAGGGTGTCTATCATCAACATGAAGAACCTTATTATGACGTTAGCACCACACGCGATATAATCAGGGGCGGATCTACCTTGAAGAGACCGGGTTCCCAAGAACCCAGTCGGTTTCGAATTATTAGTAAAAACTTATATAGAAAATATAAAGTGAACCCATAAATAGATTATAAGTGAACCCATAACAAAGAATCTGAAGTGCTAAATTGGTTCTGCGCTCCTTTTCTAATCATGTAAACTGAAGTTCGATTCCTGTCCCGTGCATTTCTCCTTTAACTTTTTAGAACtgtttttaaaattcaaaatccGTATCTAATAATAATCCAATGTCTGCACTTAGCAGATCCATATCTAATAATAATCTAGCAGTAGCACTAGCAGTCCAATGGGAGGGGTCTTGTGTTTTAGGTGTTTGGTCTTGGGTTCCACGGGTTGCATGGTGACAAAATTTCAGAAATAATCCCGCAATCAAGAATTTGGCCGTTCAAATAAAATCCATATATTCATGTAACGATGCTTGTATTAATTGCACAAAGTTGTTTCTTTCTTtacaatttgttttttttttatgtttggaAACGTTAGTTTTTCAAAGTTCTAACACTACGCAACGTGCGTGTTAGGTTTTatcttttttatataaaattttcACTGAGACATGCTTATTTCCTTctatgtttttttgttttgttaaacttCGGTCTTTTCCTCGCCTCGGAGCGCCCTGCTAGTTAGAGTTAAAGTAAAAACAACAACCCGCCTCTAACCTCTTCCATCGTTTATTCCTTCGCGTCGCTCCCCGTTCCAAAACAAAAAAAGGCCGACCCAGAATTGTTTATGTTGGTCCTATGACATTGGAGCATTTAAAAAAGTGAACCCATTGGAAAAAAATCCTGGATCCACCACTGGATATAATGGCCAACACTGTAAGGCCTGACGAAACACTAGAAGAACTCTCATCCAAGACCGTTTAGGACCCCGCCTCATCACCCATGATGAATGGGActcgttgtcacaccccaactgtcacaccccaaccgatggcggaatcatcggggcatggcactgagcgaaacagattgtccagaagtttccacaacaactattaatactattcagttaaatgatacgtcccataccatatcccaaataatacaatatattattacagataacaactaggcaaatattctattccgacaactcagatttaaattaataacataaatattgttcaaatgatcctaaagacccggtcggacaagatctacaaacaactatgctctagatgCTTGATCCtaacagacaactatttgttgggggcctctagagctttattctagcctcgctttcctagcaagcaaacatcttaaacacctgccacatacgttaaaataaagtcaatacatataatgtaaaggtgagcatacaagtttgataatagcatatagagttcgaaatagtttatgcataaccagcacgtacacagaggaaaacgaagcatgttaattatcgacatggatctatcaataccaatgactgcgggttgaccgtccgagacggttcgcaatacatgattaccaccgtaatccatgcaagtaattgtccttaacaacccccgtgtgaacggatgctgagtccaaactatagtactacgtcgttaaggcaggtagacagcattccacgtgtaaacacaattaacaagcattcatttagtcacgtaatacatgcataacggttagcgttcaaataattgagtagtgtgttcgattgtgattttgataagtaacgtatgtaacacccaaaagtgctaaaagcaaaaagggatcgagtatgctcacagcgattgattgatggattgaagggagcgcttgagaatagggttagcctgaatagttcgatagcataacgatgagcaacacataaaatggaaacaagtgatgatgggttgaacagcctggtcgatcgaatagcaggttcgatcgaacgggttgttcgttcggctaaagagtccgttcggacagtccgttcgatcggccggtaggctcgatcggctggactgttcgagtggattgtttcttcctttgagtaagatgtgtttgtgtatgatggtttgaccttttgaagttttcgttgtagtatttgagaacactgaagtgttcttacctttcaggtcgatcgatcgaacggtttgttcgatcggccggcttagcCGATCGGtcaggaacttcagtagtagtcctcagcaggatgtcactcgatcgaacagcatgctcgatcgggtggcattccaatacgtcgaacgaattgaaaatcgattaagggttgaagcatagtatctcatgatccgatgagtaatggtatcaaacagctcgttcgattgaacatcacctcgttcaatactatacctcaTAGAATTGTCAAaatgtggggccatatgctagccgattggctggcctggtcgatcggctgacatgttcgatcggttgggttgtccgttcggacagcctaaccgttcggccagcatcctgacctggtcggcgtGTTCGTCTAACACTGGGATGTTCtaattatttgacgttatatcgaggttgttcgacaacgagttgaaccatactactttcgttcttacttattttcccctgctcggacaggaatcacccaagtccggccggtgaacggttcggaacggcggTTTAACgattaacccgaagtcggtgaacctcgtagatagaacccgaatcttgaaccacacaaccattggaatgattagtgagttggctcaagctccgtttctaccggtttgaaggcattgagtgtaaaagagttgaaagagagttggaaatccttctttcaatccttcacaccatgtaaatgttcagatctgtgatagatcttagcttgtttatgtggaaatcggttagatccgagctattcatggtggattgaggccaaaacatgatgttcttgaagaacaccatgatgacatcatccttgaatgcttagatcttgatgatttcacggctagaaatcaagatttgaaagatagaaaggtgtaggagtgtgttttgatcaagaaagtacaagatttaggacgaaaacttaccggaatcggaagaaatctgagaaaagaaggggagcacgagctggccggtcagagagtttccaaaagtggaaagaatgataatgacaggcctatttataggcttcccaaagaggaaagggctggctgATCGGccactgttcgatcggctgacagcctgatcgatcactcagcctggttcgagtgttcggtgcgacgattttcgatatttcgatttcgattgaagatgatacgaatacgatagagtttcctattcaaattacttttaatcccagcCACTATATCTAaaatacaatcatctatatttcacgtTACCATTCgacataattcgatttcgattgtattcggtttgagattcgagtttcgattgattcgactgatcaccacacaaagcataaggtaaacatgcacaagttacacatagggcacacacacaagtaatataacaccaaattcgcatagttcgagtttcgagcttgattattgattgattaactttatcgcattgttacttcctactattcacagtcgtaagttggttcgcgtcgattaaacattcgattacttcgattctttcttgattacaacacttactccacataatacaaataaacataaaatcgactaattatagtcaaagaagtcaaagttgacttcgac belongs to Helianthus annuus cultivar XRQ/B chromosome 5, HanXRQr2.0-SUNRISE, whole genome shotgun sequence and includes:
- the LOC110940843 gene encoding zinc finger CCCH domain-containing protein 29 yields the protein MEGEKFQQKKIIGLLKRSRLLELAAADDLSAFVSDAEEKGIGVDEFGFWYGRRNSSKLLMGFEERTPLMIASIYGSIRVLKFLIGSKKIDVNKPSGTDGATALHCAAAGGSVTSVDVVKMLIEAGADVNLTDGNGNKPGDLIARGIKSSIRKGLEMFLKGFVMEEAVAAKKEYPIDVPFPDINGELYGSDEFRMYTFKVKPCSRAYTHDWTECPFVHPGENARRRDPNKYNYSCVPCPEFRKGSCANGDACEYAHGVFESWLHPAQYKTRLCKDETSCGRKVCFFAHKVDELRPLYASTGSAIPSPKPGSASSTELGLMSPIQNSSPMVIGSTPPMSPSLSPVTGWQNKLNHLSPPVLQLSSSRLRTALNARDFELQNLRTQQQRQLMVDNLSSNLYTNRFGELNSSNLDNVSGYISSPIRKPTNFAFESSAAVAQAVVNSRSSAFSKQRSQSFINRSSAGAGAGAGSGAIGSPFSQWGSPDGKLEWGFNEEDANKFKKSASFVYRNDSRVNVDHQPDASWVGVGLYSSSEKQRYGGHGGGYGGGGGEEKLPQWMEQMLIEQERLVA